In Piliocolobus tephrosceles isolate RC106 chromosome 6, ASM277652v3, whole genome shotgun sequence, the following are encoded in one genomic region:
- the FCF1 gene encoding rRNA-processing protein FCF1 homolog, giving the protein MGKQKKTRKYATMKRMLSLRDQRLKEKDRLKPKKKEKKDPSALKEREVPQHPSCLFFQYNTQLGPPYHILVDTNFINFSIKAKLDLVQSMMDCLYAKCIPCITDCVMAEIEKLGQKYRVALRIAKDPRFERLPCTHKGTYADDCLVQRVTQHKCYIVATVDRDLKRRIRKIPGVPIMYISNHRYNIERMPDDYGAPRF; this is encoded by the exons ATG gggaagcaaaagaaaacaaggaagtatGCGACCATGAAGCGAATGCTTAGTCTCAGAGATCAGAGGCT TAAAGAAAAGGATAGattaaaacctaaaaagaaagaaaagaaggatcCCAGTGCGTTAAAGGAAAGAGAAGT tcCCCAACACCCTTCCTGCTTATTTTTCCAATATAATACACAGCTGGGCCCACCTTACCACATCCTCGTTGATACCAACTTTATCAACTTTTCCATAAAAGCCAAACTGGACTTAGTGCAGTCAATGATGGACTGTCTGTATGCCAAGT GTATCCCTTGTATAACTGACTGTGTAATGGCTGAAATTGAGAAATTGGGGCAGAAGTATCGAGTGGCTCTAAG GATCGCCAAGGATCCAAGATTTGAACGATTACCATGTACACACAAAGGGACCTATGCAGATGACTGCTTAGTACAGAGAGTTACTCAG CATAAGTGTTACATTGTGGCCACAGTTGACCGGGACCTTAAAAGAAGAATCCGTAAGATTCCTGGAGTTCCTATCATGTACATTTCTAACCACAG ATACAACATCGAACGGATGCCAGATGATTATGGAGCCCCTCGATTCTAA